A section of the Acanthochromis polyacanthus isolate Apoly-LR-REF ecotype Palm Island chromosome 13, KAUST_Apoly_ChrSc, whole genome shotgun sequence genome encodes:
- the calm3a gene encoding calmodulin 3a (phosphorylase kinase, delta), whose translation MADQLTEEQIAEFKEAFSLFDKDGDGTITTKELGTVMRSLGQNPTEAELQDMINEVDADGNGTIDFPEFLTMMARKMKDTDSEEEIREAFRVFDKDGNGYISAAELRHVMTNLGEKLTDEEVDEMIREADIDGDGQVNYEEFVQMMTAK comes from the exons ATG GCTGATCAGCTGACTGAGGAGCAGATTGCTG AGTTCAAGGAGGCGTTCTCGCTGTTTGACAAGGACGGTGATGGTACAATTACTACCAAGGAGCTTGGGACTGTGATGCGCTCTCTGGGGCAGAACCCCACTGAGGCTGAGCTGCAGGACATGATCAATGAGGTGGATGCTGATG GTAACGGTACTATTGACTTCCCTGAGTTCCTGACCATGATGGCCAGGAAGATGAAAGATACAGACAGTGAGGAGGAGATCAGAGAAGCCTTCAGAGTCTTTGACAAG GATGGTAACGGCTACATCAGTGCAGCAGAGCTACGGCACGTCATGACCAACTTGGGTGAGAAGCTCACTGATGAGGAGGTGGACGAGATGATCCGTGAGGCTGACATTGACGGCGACGGTCAGGTCAACTACGAGG AGTTTGTCCAGATGATGACTGCCAAGTGA